The following proteins are co-located in the Streptomyces sp. DT2A-34 genome:
- a CDS encoding AarF/ABC1/UbiB kinase family protein: protein MSDLPRKAVTRTAKLAALPLGFAGRATWGLGKRIVGESAEIVGRELQQRTAEQLFKVLGELKGGAMKFGQALSVFESALPEEIAGPYRAALTKLQEAAPPMPTRTVHTVLAERLGEDWHELFLEFEDKPAAAASIGQVHRGVWHDGREVAVKVQYPGAGEALLSDLNQLSRFARLLGPLIPGMDIKPLIAELKDRVSEELDYGLEAQAQQAHAEEFADDPDVVVPAVVHQNEQVLITEWIDGVPLSEVISDGTQEQRDRAGQLLARFLFSGPARTGLLHADPHPGNFRLLPGGPDGEDDWRLGVLDFGTVDRLPGGLPTPIGDSLRMTLDGEAEAVYELLCTEGFVKESIDLDPDAVLDYLLPIIEPAQVDEFTFTRGWMRSQAARVADPRSPAYQLGKRLNLPPAYLLIHRVTLSTIGVLCQLGATVRLRQELEEWLPGFAPEDLTDEEQSAAEA from the coding sequence ATGTCTGATCTTCCCCGCAAGGCGGTCACCCGTACCGCCAAGCTCGCCGCGCTCCCGCTCGGCTTCGCCGGGCGAGCGACCTGGGGACTCGGCAAGCGGATCGTCGGCGAGTCCGCGGAGATCGTCGGGCGGGAGCTGCAGCAGCGCACCGCCGAGCAGCTGTTCAAGGTGCTCGGCGAGCTCAAGGGCGGCGCGATGAAGTTCGGCCAGGCCCTGTCCGTCTTCGAGTCGGCCCTGCCCGAGGAGATCGCCGGCCCCTACCGCGCGGCGCTCACGAAGCTGCAGGAGGCAGCGCCGCCGATGCCGACGCGCACCGTGCACACGGTGCTGGCGGAGCGGCTCGGCGAGGACTGGCACGAGCTGTTTCTGGAGTTCGAGGACAAGCCCGCCGCGGCGGCCTCGATCGGCCAGGTGCACCGGGGGGTGTGGCACGACGGCCGTGAGGTGGCGGTCAAGGTGCAGTACCCGGGAGCCGGCGAGGCACTGCTGTCCGACCTGAACCAACTGAGCCGGTTCGCCCGGCTGTTGGGCCCGCTGATTCCCGGCATGGACATCAAGCCGCTGATCGCGGAACTCAAGGACCGCGTCTCCGAGGAACTGGACTACGGCCTGGAGGCGCAGGCCCAGCAGGCACACGCGGAGGAGTTCGCCGACGATCCGGACGTCGTCGTGCCGGCGGTCGTCCACCAGAACGAGCAGGTCCTGATCACGGAGTGGATCGACGGCGTCCCGCTCTCGGAGGTGATCTCCGACGGCACCCAGGAGCAGCGCGACCGCGCCGGCCAGCTCCTGGCCCGCTTCCTCTTCTCCGGCCCGGCCCGCACGGGCCTCCTGCACGCCGACCCGCACCCCGGCAACTTCCGCCTCCTGCCGGGCGGCCCGGACGGTGAGGACGACTGGCGGCTCGGTGTGCTGGACTTCGGCACGGTCGACCGTCTCCCCGGCGGGCTGCCGACCCCCATCGGCGACTCCCTGCGCATGACCCTGGACGGCGAGGCGGAGGCCGTCTACGAACTTCTCTGCACCGAGGGCTTCGTCAAGGAATCAATAGACCTGGACCCCGACGCCGTCCTCGACTACCTCCTGCCGATCATCGAACCGGCACAGGTCGACGAGTTCACCTTCACCCGCGGCTGGATGCGCAGTCAGGCCGCCCGCGTGGCCGACCCCCGCTCCCCCGCCTACCAACTGGGCAAACGGCTCAATCTGCCCCCGGCGTACCTCCTCATCCACCGGGTGACATTGAGCACAATCGGAGTGCTGTGCCAGCTGGGCGCGACGGTACGGCTGCGCCAGGAACTGGAGGAGTGGCTGCCGGGGTTCGCGCCGGAGGATCTGACCGACGAGGAGCAGTCGGCGGCGGAGGCGTGA
- a CDS encoding TOMM precursor leader peptide-binding protein: MAPAVKPALRRGWRDLNTVQFGMTPAHALTLGPMDTATGGFLDLLNGTRGVELLREEGRRMDLPDGHVEGLVRRLARAGLLDDTKGGGPAAQTLRRKKEVLDRLRPDLASLSLTTSEPGEAIDRLAARRSLRVQVRGAGRVGAVVASLLSGAGVGDVDVRDVGRVEPWDVAPGGLPAEAVGDRRDEAARRAARHCAPDRPPRRGPKAPPGEDSAGHSLVIIAPRDDVAVHAPSPSAAEPLIASGTPHLYVGVVEGTGIVGPLVLPGETGCAGCLNEGRTDRDPAWPRLVAQWRSGSGRTREVRPCDLALATTVAGLAAAHALAFLDGRIPSSAGARWEVSLPGLSWHARPVWAHPACPCGAREKGEGEHPSEDEGSHETMAEQRPSTELRRKADAERLAGTWRAHV; encoded by the coding sequence CTGGCTCCAGCAGTGAAGCCCGCGCTCAGGCGAGGCTGGCGGGATCTCAATACCGTGCAGTTCGGGATGACTCCGGCGCACGCGCTGACGCTGGGCCCGATGGACACGGCGACGGGCGGATTCCTCGACCTGCTCAACGGCACCCGCGGAGTGGAGCTGCTGCGCGAAGAGGGCCGCCGTATGGATCTGCCGGACGGTCACGTCGAGGGACTGGTACGGCGACTGGCGCGGGCCGGGCTGCTCGACGACACGAAGGGAGGCGGCCCGGCCGCCCAAACCCTGCGCCGCAAGAAGGAGGTCCTGGACCGGCTGCGCCCCGATCTGGCCTCCCTGTCCCTGACCACGTCCGAGCCGGGCGAGGCGATCGACCGCCTGGCCGCCCGCCGCTCACTGCGTGTGCAGGTGAGGGGGGCCGGCCGGGTGGGCGCGGTGGTGGCCTCACTGCTGTCGGGCGCGGGGGTCGGCGACGTCGACGTGCGCGACGTCGGCCGTGTCGAGCCGTGGGACGTGGCACCGGGCGGGCTGCCCGCGGAGGCGGTCGGCGACCGCAGGGACGAAGCCGCGCGACGGGCCGCACGCCACTGCGCACCCGACCGCCCACCACGCCGCGGCCCCAAGGCACCTCCCGGGGAGGACAGCGCGGGCCACTCCCTGGTGATCATCGCTCCACGGGACGACGTCGCCGTGCACGCGCCCTCGCCGTCCGCCGCCGAACCCCTCATCGCCTCCGGTACGCCCCATCTGTACGTCGGCGTCGTGGAGGGAACCGGCATCGTCGGCCCCCTCGTCCTGCCCGGCGAGACCGGCTGCGCAGGCTGTCTCAACGAGGGGCGCACCGACCGGGACCCGGCCTGGCCCCGCCTGGTCGCGCAATGGCGCTCGGGCTCGGGAAGGACGCGCGAGGTGCGGCCCTGCGATCTGGCGCTGGCCACCACGGTCGCCGGGCTGGCGGCCGCGCACGCCCTGGCCTTCCTGGACGGCCGGATCCCGTCGAGCGCGGGTGCACGCTGGGAGGTGTCCCTGCCCGGTCTGAGCTGGCACGCCCGGCCGGTGTGGGCACATCCCGCATGCCCGTGCGGCGCCAGGGAGAAAGGTGAGGGAGAACACCCCTCCGAGGACGAGGGTTCGCACGAGACAATGGCAGAGCAACGGCCGTCGACGGAGTTACGCCGTAAGGCAGACGCGGAGCGGCTGGCTGGGACCTGGAGGGCGCATGTCTGA
- a CDS encoding mycoredoxin — MQGTVTMYSTTWCGYCQRLKKQLEREGIAYTEINIEQDPESAAFVEKANGGNQTVPTVLFGDGSTLTNPSLAQVKQKIGV, encoded by the coding sequence ATGCAGGGCACTGTGACGATGTACAGCACCACGTGGTGCGGCTACTGCCAGCGGCTGAAGAAGCAGCTGGAGCGCGAGGGCATCGCGTACACCGAGATCAACATCGAGCAGGACCCCGAGTCCGCGGCGTTCGTCGAGAAGGCGAATGGCGGAAATCAGACGGTCCCGACCGTGCTCTTCGGGGACGGGTCGACGCTGACGAACCCGTCGCTGGCTCAGGTGAAGCAGAAGATCGGCGTGTGA
- the nudC gene encoding NAD(+) diphosphatase gives MTTWTDHTADRPISLTAPSGIDRAAHHRLDEAWLAAAWSHPTTRCFVVSGGQVLIDETADGRTELVMTPSFEAPLTEAHRYFLGIDEDGVSYFALQKDALPGRIDQSARPAGLREAGLLLSPRDAGLMVHAVGLENWQRTHRFCSRCGERTVIAAAGHIRRCPACGAEHYPRTDPAVIMAVTDEDDRILLGRQVHWPEGRFSTLAGFVEPGESIEQAVRREVFEEAGVTVGQVEYVASQPWPFPSSLMLGFMARATSTEVNVDGDEIHEARWFSREELRAAFDSGEVMPPYGISIAARLIELWYGKPLPTRSV, from the coding sequence GTGACCACCTGGACCGACCACACCGCCGACCGCCCCATCTCGCTCACCGCACCGAGCGGCATCGATCGCGCCGCCCACCACCGGCTCGACGAGGCCTGGCTCGCGGCGGCGTGGAGCCACCCCACGACCCGCTGCTTCGTGGTCTCCGGCGGACAGGTCCTGATCGACGAGACGGCGGACGGGCGAACCGAACTCGTCATGACCCCCTCGTTCGAGGCCCCCCTCACCGAAGCACACCGCTACTTCCTCGGCATCGACGAGGACGGCGTCAGCTACTTCGCCCTCCAGAAGGACGCGCTGCCCGGCCGTATCGACCAGTCCGCGCGCCCGGCCGGCCTGCGTGAGGCGGGCCTGCTGCTGTCGCCGCGCGACGCGGGCCTGATGGTGCACGCCGTCGGCCTGGAGAACTGGCAGCGCACCCACCGCTTCTGCTCCCGCTGCGGTGAGCGGACCGTGATCGCCGCGGCCGGCCACATCCGCCGCTGCCCCGCCTGTGGCGCCGAGCACTACCCGCGCACCGATCCCGCCGTGATCATGGCGGTCACCGACGAGGACGACCGCATCCTTCTCGGCCGCCAGGTGCACTGGCCCGAGGGCCGCTTCTCGACACTCGCCGGGTTCGTCGAGCCCGGCGAGTCCATCGAGCAGGCGGTGCGCCGCGAGGTCTTCGAGGAGGCCGGCGTCACCGTCGGCCAGGTCGAGTACGTCGCCAGCCAGCCCTGGCCATTCCCGTCCAGCCTCATGCTGGGCTTCATGGCCCGCGCCACCTCCACCGAGGTCAATGTCGACGGGGACGAGATCCACGAGGCCCGCTGGTTCTCCCGCGAGGAACTGCGCGCCGCCTTTGACTCGGGCGAGGTCATGCCGCCGTACGGCATCTCGATCGCGGCCCGCCTGATCGAGCTCTGGTACGGCAAGCCACTGCCTACGCGCAGCGTCTGA
- a CDS encoding WhiB family transcriptional regulator, whose product MQLEAHAPSVPPSDVIPKPGLTEDSTLTPLTALTALDDAIENLGVPVPCRSYDPEVFFAESPADVEYAKSLCRTCPLMEACLAGAKERREPWGVWGGELFVQGVVVARKRPRGRPRKNPVTA is encoded by the coding sequence GTGCAACTCGAAGCGCACGCCCCGTCCGTACCGCCTTCAGACGTGATCCCCAAGCCCGGCCTCACGGAGGACTCCACCTTGACCCCGCTCACTGCGCTCACCGCGCTCGACGACGCCATCGAGAACCTCGGCGTGCCCGTCCCCTGCCGCTCCTACGACCCGGAGGTCTTCTTCGCCGAGTCGCCGGCGGACGTCGAGTACGCCAAGTCCCTCTGCCGCACCTGCCCGCTGATGGAGGCCTGCCTCGCCGGCGCCAAGGAGCGGCGTGAGCCCTGGGGCGTCTGGGGTGGCGAGCTGTTCGTCCAGGGTGTCGTCGTCGCCCGGAAGCGGCCGCGTGGCCGCCCGCGCAAGAACCCGGTCACGGCATGA
- a CDS encoding ATP-dependent DNA helicase UvrD2, translating into MPGHVTPAALIRLSVPACGQPAQPSPATWQHGRVTAATHSTLFPQVPDSADAVLEGLDPEQREVATALHGPVCVLAGAGTGKTRAITHRIAYGVRSGILQPSSVLAVTFTNRAAGEMRGRLRQLGAAGVQARTFHSAALRQLQYFWPKAVGGSLPRLVDRKIQLVADAAAACRIRLDRNELRDVTAEIEWSKVTQTVPTDYPPAAAKAGREAPRDPAEIAQIYNVYEDLKRDRAFIDFEDVLLLTVGILQDRHDIADQVRSQYQHFVVDEYQDVSPLQQRLLELWLGDRDNLCVVGDASQTIYSFTGATPDHLLDFRTRHPGATVVKLVRDYRSTPQVVHLANGLLAQARGRAADHRLELISQRDPGPEPVYTEYTDEPAEAEGAARRIRELMDSGIPAGEIAILFRTNAQSETYEQALADAGVPYQLRGAERFFDRPEVRKAGIALRGAARFGGNDSLLDDAVDLPSQVRAVLSGEGWTTQPPAGSGAVRERWESLAALVNLAQDFAAAKPGATLADLVAELDERANAQHPPTVQGVTLASLHSAKGLEWDVVFLVGVAEGMMPITYAKTDEQVEEERRLLYVGVTRARQHLHVSWALSRAPGSRPNRRPSRFLDGLRPGSTATAGRTAVGGGSGGVERGFTSRPDAAPRRTQRSPARCRVCGRTLTDAGEMKLMRCEDCPSDMDEGLYERLREWRAVQARLSGQPDFCVFTDRTLMAIAEAEPTSPVELSRISGVLKRKLERYGADVLAICAGQELAEGSGGE; encoded by the coding sequence ATGCCCGGCCACGTGACGCCTGCCGCATTAATACGACTATCAGTGCCCGCCTGTGGACAACCGGCACAGCCGTCTCCGGCGACCTGGCAGCATGGCCGTGTGACAGCAGCAACGCACTCCACCCTCTTCCCGCAGGTACCGGACTCGGCCGACGCGGTGCTCGAAGGGCTCGACCCCGAGCAGCGCGAGGTGGCCACCGCCCTGCACGGTCCGGTGTGCGTGCTGGCGGGCGCCGGCACGGGCAAGACCCGGGCGATCACCCACCGCATCGCCTACGGGGTGCGTTCCGGCATCCTCCAGCCCTCCAGCGTGCTCGCCGTCACCTTCACCAACCGCGCTGCGGGAGAGATGCGCGGCCGGCTGCGCCAGCTCGGCGCCGCCGGGGTCCAGGCCCGTACGTTCCACTCGGCTGCCCTGCGGCAGCTCCAGTACTTCTGGCCGAAAGCAGTCGGCGGCTCCCTGCCCCGGCTCGTCGACCGCAAGATCCAGCTCGTCGCCGACGCGGCCGCCGCCTGCCGTATCCGCCTCGACCGGAACGAGCTGCGGGACGTCACCGCCGAGATCGAGTGGTCGAAGGTCACCCAGACCGTCCCCACCGACTATCCCCCCGCCGCCGCGAAGGCGGGCCGCGAAGCCCCCCGCGACCCGGCCGAGATCGCCCAGATCTACAACGTCTACGAGGACCTCAAGCGGGACCGCGCGTTCATCGACTTCGAGGACGTCCTGCTGCTCACCGTCGGCATCCTCCAGGACCGCCACGACATCGCCGACCAGGTCCGTTCCCAGTACCAGCACTTCGTGGTCGACGAGTACCAGGACGTCAGCCCGCTCCAGCAGCGTCTGCTGGAGCTGTGGCTCGGCGACCGCGACAACCTGTGCGTGGTCGGTGACGCCAGCCAGACGATCTACTCGTTCACAGGAGCAACTCCGGACCATCTGCTCGACTTCCGCACCCGCCACCCCGGCGCCACCGTCGTCAAGCTGGTCCGCGACTACCGGTCCACCCCCCAAGTGGTCCACCTCGCCAACGGCCTGCTCGCCCAGGCGCGGGGCCGCGCCGCCGACCACCGTCTGGAGCTGATCTCCCAGCGCGACCCGGGCCCCGAGCCCGTCTACACCGAGTACACGGACGAGCCGGCCGAGGCCGAGGGCGCCGCCCGCCGCATCCGGGAACTCATGGACTCCGGCATCCCGGCCGGCGAGATCGCCATCCTGTTCCGCACGAACGCTCAGTCCGAGACCTACGAGCAGGCCCTCGCCGACGCGGGCGTCCCCTACCAGCTGCGGGGTGCCGAGCGGTTCTTCGACCGTCCCGAGGTGCGCAAGGCGGGCATCGCCCTGCGCGGCGCGGCCCGCTTCGGCGGCAACGACTCGCTCCTCGACGACGCCGTCGACCTGCCCTCGCAGGTGCGGGCGGTGCTGTCGGGCGAGGGCTGGACGACCCAGCCCCCGGCCGGCTCCGGCGCCGTCAGGGAGCGCTGGGAGTCCCTGGCCGCCCTGGTGAACCTCGCCCAGGACTTCGCCGCGGCCAAACCCGGCGCCACCCTCGCCGACCTCGTCGCCGAGCTCGACGAACGGGCGAACGCCCAGCACCCCCCGACCGTCCAGGGCGTGACCCTCGCCTCCCTGCACTCGGCCAAGGGCCTGGAGTGGGACGTCGTCTTCCTGGTCGGTGTGGCCGAAGGCATGATGCCGATCACCTACGCAAAGACCGACGAACAGGTCGAGGAGGAGCGCCGCCTCCTCTACGTCGGCGTCACCCGCGCCCGCCAGCACCTCCATGTCTCCTGGGCCCTCAGCCGGGCGCCCGGCAGCAGGCCCAACCGCCGCCCCAGCCGCTTCCTCGACGGACTGCGCCCCGGCTCGACCGCCACCGCTGGACGCACGGCCGTCGGCGGCGGCTCCGGAGGCGTCGAGCGCGGCTTCACGAGCAGACCGGATGCCGCCCCGAGACGGACCCAGCGCAGCCCGGCCCGCTGCCGCGTGTGCGGGCGCACGCTCACCGACGCCGGTGAGATGAAGCTGATGCGCTGCGAGGACTGCCCCTCAGACATGGACGAGGGCCTCTACGAACGGCTCCGCGAGTGGCGCGCGGTCCAGGCCCGGCTCAGCGGGCAGCCGGACTTCTGCGTCTTCACGGACAGGACCCTGATGGCCATCGCTGAAGCGGAGCCGACCAGTCCGGTTGAGCTGTCGCGAATCTCCGGTGTCCTCAAGCGCAAGCTCGAGCGCTACGGAGCCGATGTTCTGGCCATCTGTGCAGGCCAGGAGCTTGCGGAGGGCTCCGGCGGGGAATGA
- a CDS encoding dipeptidase: protein MSHPVDSDVSAVRTYIEQHSAAFLDDLAEWLRIPSVSAQPDHAPDVRRSADWLAAKLKETGFPTAEVWPTPGAPAVFAEWPSDDPEAPTVLVYGHHDVQPAAREDGWDSEPFEPLVRQGRLYARGAADDKGQVFFHTLGVRAHLATTGRTTPAVNLKLLIEGEEESGSPHFRTLVEERAERLAADAVIVSDTGMWSEDTPTVCTGMRGLAECEIRLYGPDQDIHSGSFGGAVPNPATAAAHLVAALHDEHARVAIPGFYDGIVELTDRERELFAELPFDEQQWLRTAKSYATHGEAGHTTLERIWARPTAEVNGIGGGYQGPGSKTIIPSSAMVKLSFRLVAGQDPDHIEKAVRAWADAQAPAGIRCEITFSGATRPCLTPLDHPALQSVVRAMGRAFEGPVRFTREGGSGPAADLQDVLGAPVLFLGISVPSDGWHAPNEKVELDLLLKGVETTAYLWGDLAANWRHAP, encoded by the coding sequence ATGAGCCATCCCGTTGACAGTGACGTCAGCGCCGTCCGCACGTACATCGAGCAGCACAGCGCCGCCTTCCTCGACGACCTCGCCGAGTGGCTGCGCATCCCGTCTGTGTCGGCCCAGCCCGACCACGCGCCCGACGTACGCCGCAGCGCCGACTGGCTCGCCGCCAAGCTCAAGGAGACCGGCTTCCCGACCGCCGAGGTCTGGCCGACCCCGGGCGCGCCCGCCGTCTTCGCCGAGTGGCCCTCCGACGACCCCGAGGCACCCACGGTCCTCGTCTACGGCCACCATGATGTGCAGCCCGCCGCCCGCGAGGACGGCTGGGACAGCGAGCCCTTCGAGCCCCTCGTCCGCCAAGGGCGCCTCTACGCGCGCGGGGCGGCCGACGACAAGGGGCAGGTGTTCTTCCACACACTCGGCGTCCGCGCCCACCTGGCCACCACCGGCCGCACCACCCCGGCCGTGAACCTGAAGCTGCTGATCGAGGGCGAGGAGGAGTCCGGCTCTCCGCACTTCCGCACCCTCGTCGAGGAGCGCGCCGAGCGGCTCGCGGCCGACGCCGTGATCGTGTCCGACACCGGCATGTGGTCCGAGGACACCCCCACCGTGTGCACCGGCATGCGTGGCCTCGCCGAGTGCGAGATCCGGCTGTACGGCCCCGACCAGGACATTCACTCCGGCTCCTTCGGCGGCGCCGTCCCCAACCCGGCCACCGCGGCCGCCCACCTGGTCGCCGCCCTGCACGACGAGCACGCGCGCGTGGCGATCCCCGGCTTCTACGACGGCATCGTCGAACTGACCGACCGCGAGCGCGAGCTCTTCGCCGAGCTGCCCTTCGACGAGCAGCAGTGGCTGCGCACCGCCAAGTCCTACGCCACCCACGGCGAGGCCGGCCACACCACCCTGGAGCGCATCTGGGCCCGCCCCACCGCCGAGGTCAACGGCATCGGCGGCGGCTACCAGGGCCCCGGCAGCAAGACGATCATCCCGTCCTCCGCGATGGTGAAGCTCTCCTTCCGCCTGGTCGCGGGGCAGGACCCCGACCACATCGAGAAGGCCGTCCGCGCCTGGGCCGACGCTCAGGCACCCGCCGGGATCCGCTGCGAGATCACGTTCAGCGGGGCCACGCGCCCGTGCCTGACGCCGCTGGACCACCCGGCCTTGCAGTCCGTCGTACGCGCCATGGGACGCGCCTTCGAGGGACCCGTCCGCTTCACGCGCGAAGGCGGCTCGGGCCCCGCCGCCGACCTCCAGGACGTCCTCGGCGCACCCGTGCTCTTCCTGGGCATCTCCGTCCCCTCCGACGGCTGGCACGCCCCGAACGAGAAGGTCGAGCTCGACCTGCTCCTCAAGGGCGTCGAGACCACCGCATACCTGTGGGGCGACCTCGCCGCGAACTGGCGCCATGCGCCCTGA